In one window of Phyllopteryx taeniolatus isolate TA_2022b chromosome 23, UOR_Ptae_1.2, whole genome shotgun sequence DNA:
- the fga gene encoding fibrinogen alpha chain, whose product MQRPSLAAFLVLVCAAASLVSGLDPRGPRPMEPNTRSDKCATQKEWPFCTDDDWGPKCPSGCRIQGLMDHQDHSLQKKIEKIRTLVGQKQDGHHSADRVTKQTYDYLKEKLILNSGQDDRYYNLAQSLRQRISDMKVKIDRQLRVLAALRDRVTDQVADMQNLEVDIDIKLRSCKGSCKTYSEYQVDHDSYVALDKQMNQLQAQQVQSIQSVRQLEVMQSRPLQETLPGGIYKTKGVQDIFREVKSLKLTLEEEGSNSSPATISKVPGTSIFASGSSASISEISGGPNGDLFGGGGNFEDGHLPSIDSNNCVITTKKTMEMTNDGPVEKLVETREGGPACQGVSGTTGKLDSVLSHVSTNIKTVNVGGVKGSQSDTKTGFSETFKELGFDMGKFLSDHIDDDIPDGYARSIQSAHVQRHSDYTGKDCVDIFHKHSRGETSGMFNIKASATAALVGVYCLQEGLLGGWLLVQQRENSLLNFNRTWVEYREGFGSVDAQGRGEMWLGNQNFHLLTNQGETLLRVDMQDGEGGVTTAEYIVKVGPEEEGYPLHVSGYSGTSGDALTEPDAASSVSHNGMKFSTWDRDNDTGVGNCAATHGGGWWYNNCQSANLNGGDGAVWAGRRLKSVQMFVRPATL is encoded by the exons GGTCCCAAGTGCCCGTCTGGCTGCAGGATCCAAGGTCTGATGGACCACCAAGATCACAGCCTACAGAAGAAAATCGAGAAGATACGAACTTTAGTGGGGCAGAAGCAAGACGGGCATCACTCGGCCGATCGGGTGACCAAGCAAACGTACGACTACCtgaaggagaagctcatcctgAACTCCG GTCAAGACGACCGCTACTACAACTTGGCGCAGAGCCTTCGCCAGAGGATCTCCGACATGAAGGTGAAGATCGACAGGCAGCTGCGGGTCCTGGCCGCCCTCCGCGACCGGGTGACGGATCAGGTGGCCGACATGCAGAATCTGGAG GTGGACATCGACATCAAGTTGCGTTCCTGTAAAGGTTCTTGCAAGACTTACTCCGAGTACCAGGTGGACCACGACAGCTACGTGGCTCTGGACAAACAG ATGAATCAGCTTCAGGCCCAGCAGGTGCAGAGCATCCAGTCCGTGCGCCAGCTGGAAGTGATGCAAAGCAGGCCGTTGCAAGAAACGCTGCCAGGCGGTATCTACAAGACTAAGGGTGTGCAAGACATCTTCCGCGAG GTGAAATCGCTCAAGTTGACACTCGAGGAGGAAGGTTCCAACTCCTCTCCTGCAACCATCTCGAAAGTTCCAGGTACTTCCATCTTTGCATCAGGCTCCTCCGCGTCCATCTCTGAAATCTCAGGAGGCCCCAATGGAGACTTGTTTGGTGGCGGTGGCAACTTTGAAGACGGGCACCTTCCCAGTATCGACTCAAACAATTGCGTGATAACGACCAAGAAAACCATGGAGATGACTAACGACGGCCCCGTGGAAAAGCTAGTGGAGACCAGAGAGGGCGGTCCTGCCTGTCAGGGGGTGTCTGGCACCACGGGAAAGCTGGATTCCGTCCTGAGTCACGTCTCCACCAACATCAAGACCGTTAACGTGGGCGGCGTCAAAGGAAGCCAATCAGATACTAAAACCGGCTTCTCGGAGACCTTCAAAGAGCTGGGCTTCGACATGGGAAAGTTCCTTAGTGACCACATTGACGACGACATTCCCGACGGGTACGCTCGCAGCATACAAAGCGCGCACGTCCAACGCCACAGCGATTACACGGGAAAAG ATTGCGTGGATATCTTCCACAAGCACAGCCGAGGGGAAACAAGCGGCATGTTTAACATCAAAGCCTCTGCCACCGCCGCCCTCGTGGGGGTTTACTGCCTCCAGGAGGGGCTGTTGGGCGGCTGGTTGTTAGTCCAGCAGAGAGAGAACAGCTTGCTCAACTTCAACCGAACTTGGGTCGAATATCGCGAAGGTTTCGGAAGTGTGGACGCgcaggggaggggggagatGTGGCTCGGCAACCAGAACTTCCACTTGTTGACCAACCAGGGTGAGACCCTGCTAAGGGTGGACATGCAGGATGGGGAGGGGGGCGTAACTACTGCAGAATACATCGTTAAGGTGGGTCCCGAGGAGGAGGGGTACCCATTACATGTTTCTGGCTACAGCGGCACCTCAGGAGACGCCCTTACAGAGCCCGACGCGGCATCCTCTGTGTCCCACAACGGGATGAAGTTCAGCACCTGGGACCGAGACAACGACACAGGGGTGGGAAACTGTGCAGCGACACACGGTGGAGGCTGGTGGTATAACAACTGCCAGTCGGCCAACCTCAACGGGGGCGACGGAGCGGTATGGGCCGGTCGCCGCCTTAAgagtgtgcaaatgtttgtgcgACCTGCCACACTGTGA